The segment AATGGCCAGGGTGCAAACGCATTATCAATAAAATTGTGCGTCACAATCACATTTGCTTAGTTCTCAAGCAACTTTTGGAAAATGTCTGCTTAGGAGTTTGGACTATGTTCTTCTTGAGTGAACCTATTTGTTCCAGCTCTCCTTTGAACGTTGATTACCCTATTTTCTTGAAATTCTTTTATCAAAGAAGAAAGCTGGTCCTTTTCCAATTAAACGATTGCTAAATGGTTTGTCGCATGTTTTCCATGAGGtttttgcatgcatgctgtACTGGTTTCTTCTCTTGTAGTTATTACCCATGCCATTTCTAGCCAGTGTCGTACAAACCTTAGCATCCTATAACCTATTGAATGAAATGGTGTATGTTCTTAATTTCAGCTCTGCATGGCGACCTAAGTCCATTTGCTCTCTGTATTGGTGTTTCTGTCGACGAATGGAGCTCCAGTGACGCATCAGAATTACACTGGTACTCGACTCAGTCATGCAAGTCAGGCAAGGGTATCATTCTTTCAGTGATCTACATCCAAGAATCCTGTAGCCTGCAGGTCCAGAATTCAAGATGGGAAAATTGGCAGGTAGAGGGAAGAAATTGTACATTCATCGGTTTGTCACAGTCACAGAGACAGAAATTGCAAAGGATGTGTGATATGTGTGTCTGAAATAGGTTCCTTAGATCTAGAAAATTTTGTATCTAGTATTAGGCATTTAGGCCTCAAAAAGGGAAGTTTACGTACAATGTTCAAAAGCTTCAGCTTTAACAACTCATATTCAAAAGTTATGTTTTCTTACTCATTGCCCCTCTGCAGTCTGTATAATAGCACCTCATTTTCTCTAATGGTATGCACATAAACAGATACATCGTGAgcaatttatttaaaccctAGACAACACGAAATGATTCAGCTATTTGCTTCAGGTCATTGTAATTCCTCTTCCATTGTAGCCCTGCAACGATCCATATCTTTTATTCAGCATTCGGAGTTCTAAAGAAAATGTCATACAGTTTTGAGATAGGAACAGTAGTTTTACCATTTGCAGTTACATTGAACAGGTAGAGCCTGTTTCCAGCGGCAGTTGCAGTGATGAAGATATGAGGTGGTTCCAGCTCAAACTGGTAGTAAGTTCTTCCTGAATACTCTGCTGTTGCCATGGACAAAACCTTCCCTTCAACATTTTCACCGATCACCTCTGGTCCGAAGGCGTCGATCACCTTCTCCGGTGTACCGATCTTTTCAATTGTCGCATCGTCGAGTTCTTCGCACAGTTCATCATGTCAGTTAGTAGTGCTAAGATTGTTACCATCCTAGGAATATCTTACAGAAACTGCATTCTCTTCAGAAGAATGTGCTTCTCACCTGCAAACCTGCGAACCGGTGCTACAACGACGAACAAACGTCCCTGCTTGGAATTCGCAAACCGCAGGTCGATCTCGGTGCCACCAAGATCAGCAATCGACACCGGGACCTACATTGAAAAATTGGAACAGCATCAATTTTGCATCGGAAAGATTGTGACAGTGTTCTATAAATCTGAATTTGTGACAGTAGCTTCAGTTTTTCACCTCTTCCCAGCCATCACGAACTTTGAAGCTGTAGGGAATGATTGGGCTCCATCCAACTCCATGTCCACCGGACTTGTCATCTGGCCTACGGTATGTTCTCCAACCTGTCTGAACAAACTATATCATGAAAACAATCCAGCAGTTCCTTTTTTTCAGATAGCATGCCTGAAAGATGATCCTTATATGACAAAAAATGGAAGCTACTGCAAATTTTGTACAAAGATATTGACCATATATCACTTGGATGTTGCCTAGTCTCATATTAAACCTGATGCTATAATTCTTTGACAGCAAAAACATGTAGTAGTATTTACTTGTGGAAACATGCATGATATCGAAGTTTATGGCTATGATTCAGCAGTTACAGTATTAGCATCTATAGCACTTGGTTTCACAGTGGAGATTACTGGGAGGTcattaaagtatttttaatcaTGGGCAATAGGTAGACCATTTTCAACCATGTTCATTTATCCTGAACTGAAGGGTTCTGAATATCCTTATGAGCACAAAACAAGCAACAAAACTATTGTCTCAAGAAAGGCATGAAGAACATTAGACAATCTGTCTCTCTGTCTAAACTGTCTAAATGGAACCttcaaataaacaaaaacatTGTAAAGCACATGAATTAAGGGTCAAAATGGTAGAAAGAACCAACCTTTTTCATCAGGGTCAGAGAGCCCAGGGATCCTCCCAGCCAGAAGACCCTGCTTCACTGCCATGCTCTCACCTGCAAAACCAAACACTGAAACTccacaggcagcagcagcagaagccaTTGCATGCCTCCTCCCCATCAAGGAGGCTacaccatcctcctcctcatgtgCTTCTGACAGATTGGGCCCACTGCTGCACCTaacagcagctgctgctgatgctctGCCCTTGGTTGCAGGTACCAGCTGCTTTGTGAGGAACAGGGATGAGCTTGGCAA is part of the Oryza glaberrima chromosome 12, OglaRS2, whole genome shotgun sequence genome and harbors:
- the LOC127757698 gene encoding psbP domain-containing protein 4, chloroplastic — its product is MLLAEMMNSSVLFLPSSSLFLTKQLVPATKGRASAAAAVRCSSGPNLSEAHEEEDGVASLMGRRHAMASAAAACGVSVFGFAGESMAVKQGLLAGRIPGLSDPDEKGWRTYRRPDDKSGGHGVGWSPIIPYSFKVRDGWEEVPVSIADLGGTEIDLRFANSKQGRLFVVVAPVRRFAELDDATIEKIGTPEKVIDAFGPEVIGENVEGKVLSMATAEYSGRTYYQFELEPPHIFITATAAGNRLYLFNVTANGLQWKRNYNDLKQIAESFRVV